The nucleotide window AATTGTTGGAAGTTCAAGGTCCCAAATTTGCGGGCGGAGTAAGCTGCTGGTACAGTTGTGCCATGTTCTAACACAATGGAAACCTAATGTAACCATGTGTTCTAAAGCTATGAGTACATTTTCATCTGTGACAGTAAGATTGGATGTTTTGAGATACTTTAGAGATTTAATAGGAAACTATCCCAAAACAAAGATACTACTGCGATAAAAGTTAGGAAACTTGCTAAAACTTTCTTTGTGGTCAACGAGAATTCAGAGGAGCAGCTAAAGTTTGTTAAGGTAAGAATACTCAAGAAAGGGTGTTCTTTAGGAACTCAGAAGGACTCGTCACTCAAGACTTGTTTAATTTGGTAGTTAGTCTTTCTTTTGAACGGGGTTATAAATAGTGCTCGCCTCAGCGTTAATAGCGTGAGGCGATGCGATGCGATCCTCCAGCGCTATTTGCCTATGTTGCGTGGTGATTTCAAAAAGGCGAGCGCCTCCGCCTGTATAGCGAGAGTCACTATGTAGTGAGAGGCGAAAATAGCGATGAGGGCCCGCTACAGAAATGATAAGGAATTACATTAGAATAAGGATCAGCACTAAGCAAGTGCAAAAGGTAAAGCACTTTGAAACTTTCTTGTTGGCTTCTTTGGAACTTTCTTGTCAAGTATCCGAAGAAAGCAAAAGGCACTCTGCTTACTGTTTAGCTTTGTGCAAAAATGTGTTGAATTATTTGTACGCACAATAATTGCACCTGcattttgttgttgaatttagAGCCTCACTAGGCAAAAAGAGAAATTTTGATCCCAGAAGGTACATGTAAGATTTCTCTTGAACAATGTTAAGCCAACAAAGTCTATGCAATTATGGAGCAAACTGCACATTACTTTAAAAAATCTACGGTCAGAAGACAATAAAGAAACACCATAGAGAACCTTGATCTCTCTGTATTCTTTTAGAGTTCTCACCTATACGACAAATGGAATCTCATCATAAAGAGCTTCTCTTTTTGTTGATAACGGTAGTGTTTAGGCCAGCTTGTGCTCACCTCGACTAGTTCACCTGATACCTTTTACCTTCAGCTAGCACAGGAATTGGGTAACTTTGTCTACTAAACAGATCGGAAAAAATTACCTAGCTTCTTTGAATCTACTGGATTTGAACCCTGGTATTCCATGATCCATTAAACCACACCCCTTAGTGCTCAATCTCATTGTCAGGAGTCAAGATGAGTAAATAAAAAATATGATTACGAactattttatcaattttaggaCACTACAGCGCAAGGACTCTCCAAAGACGCCACATGGGTTTTTCTTTTGAGGAACTGGAAGTGTTAAAAGGAATGGAAAAGTGAATCGCTCTCTCTTGGATATTTATACTAACTTATAAAAGCTTAACctattcatttattttttaaaatttttagagcATATCCTCATTTATGAAAGCAGAACACCAAAGAGGGAAATGTTGTAAAGTAGCTTGTATAATATTTGCTAGAatctttcattaaaaaaaaaagaacttttcCAAAATCAATTCACCATGAAATTATACCCAACGTTTTTTTGTTATTACCAAGAATCTCACTACTGTATAAGCATGTAGgtgtatttttaaaatatttttgagcacACAGGTAAATGTTCCAATTTAAGTAGCATTACTAGCCTTGTTTAGCTCTTTCATATGTACTACTATTTACTGTATAATCCTTAGAAGGATGGACCAGATAAACTACCATCAGGAAATGTATTGAAACCTCACAAATTAAAATCCAAGTAACAACatgtaaaataaaaagaatatctTGTATTTGTGCTTTTCTTTAATGGGAGAATTACATGCCTTATCACTTGGCCGAACAATCCATCAGAAAATGGTCCACGTTTGAAGCTCTTACCCTGTGAGGCCCAGGTTGTACATAACCTGAAAATTACTTTTCACCCGTTTGCTCACcccttttaattgtttttttcttttcttcgttCTTCTCCCCGCGTCCTGACTTTGCACCCCAAAATTTCTCTACCATTATTATTCTCCTTCAACTCTTCTTTCAGATTCAAAGTTGATAACCACTGGATGAAGAAGGAAAAACAATGCGTAAAAGAATTAGTTTTTTGGAGTCATACGAAGATCACTTCCTCCATTGGAGTGGAGAGAACTGTGTTTGCACTAAAGAGGTTCACTTGGTTGGTTGTTAGATCACCAAACTAGAAAGAAGGTGTTGGTATTGTCTCAGTCTTGTCCTCATTCCACATGTAATTTTAATCCCATTGGTTGattaaaatcttgaaaaatagaAGTCACCATTAAAGGTCGTTCGAAGCTTCGATTTTAGAATTTGGGTTTTCTGATTTGTTAATTGTTTGAATTAGGTGTTGTCCCAATTGATTGGAATCATCAAGAGCGAaacttaaatttgaagtgatttggagtagattaagctagatttgagttaaatttcataaGATccccaaggaagaagaagaacccgTGAAGCTCCATTGATAAGATTCATttgtataatattatatataaacacctcttataCACTATTGTATACAAGGTTGATACATTATTAACATGTATTTAGTGAAATTCTCacattttcttccttcttcttcttctactgtGCTTATACATTTTCATACACTTTTGTACAACTATACTACAGTGCTTATACATCTTTATACACTTTTGTACAAGTACATACATAATGTACCtctttgtataaaagtgtataacatTGTATAAAAGTATATAAGCATCTCTAACGAATTTCTTGTACGATTTTCACTTGCAATTCTGGTTCAAAATTAGTCTAGATCTCCATCAAATGACTTCAAACTTTGTATACAAcctacttagactatttctaataagttcaaacaatacccactccaaatttctcacaaaattatatttgaaatttaacAAGATTAGCATTGAAGAAGATGAGATTTTGGGTTTCTCGCGTCTATTTTATAAACTTGAAGAAAAAGGAGAATGAAACTCACGGATATTTCATGCCCGAAGATTTGGagaataaaaaaaacgaaaaactTTTTTCGGATATGAGCTTATTGATGTTTGGCTACACATTTGCAAACTTGTAACTGGGCTAAAATACTGCAAGGTGAGCTTATGGAGTGATTTATTGTgtaattctttcttctttaattttcttacCTATGATAGGTCATAATGAAATTTAAGTTCTGTATCCAACTTCTGAGAAATTTTTTGGGAACCAACTTCTAGTGCTAATTATTCGTTCTGGTATTCTTCTTTCTGACAGTACTAAGCAAAAGCCAGGAGCAGAGCTGAAGGATTCTATTGCTGCAAGAAAAGTGCAGAAGGCCGATCGGGAGAAATTGAGGAGGGATCGCTTGAATGAACAGTTCACTGAATTAGGAAATACTCTTGGTAATTTGTTCTTGTACACTCCAATTCTTGTTATCCCCcccccaacaaaaaaaaaagaaaagaaaaaaacacacacacaaagcCGATATGCATCTTTTATTGCTGCAAGTTCTCTTTACCTCGTGGTGCAGGCATGTCATTCTTTTAGTTGCACATTGATACCTGTGGTCTTTGTTTCTGAACCTATTAGACTAATTCCTGCTgagttgtcccacatcggtgggattTGAGGTCtttggtctccttatatggtcttggacAATCCTCAGCTcataagctagcttttggggttgaatTAGGCCCAAAGTCCAttttatcatggtatcagagtcaGGCCCATCCCAATTATTGTTACAAATGTTAGGCTCCCATTTATGTTGTCCACGCTCCAGTTTGCAGGCTTGGGCGTGAGGAGGGGTGTTgagttgtcccacatcggtgggatttgaggtccttggtctccttatatggtcttggacAATCCTCACCTAataagctagcttttggggttgagttaggcctaAGGTCCATTTATCATAGTCATGGCAGATTTTCTtttggaatatatatacatacatatatatatatatatgtgtgtgtgtgtgtgtgagagagagaacCTGTTTAACtgggcacgaaatttaagaaaaaatgaagacttttaaagtttgtggtcctaaacaagtcaaaaagggtcCAGAGTATatttgtggttataaaagcttctcattaagggtagagttggaagtttaagctaaattatttccaaatttagaaaggggtcattctttttggaacaaacccaaaaggaaataggttcacataaattggacaGAGGGAGTAGATGTCTATATGAGATAGGTCGGTGTCTTAACTTCATACTCTTTTCTGGATTACTTTCCAATTTTTAAGGTCATTTTGCTTCCGGTAGTGGTCTTACCATTTCTCACTCAAGCATAATGAGGCTCACGGGGGATGGTCACATAGAACTAGACACATCTTGAATAAATATGTTGCATCAGTATGGCATACAGTTATACTATGCAGCTGATAAgggaataagagaaaaataaggaaaaaacagTGAAAGAAAGAGATTACTCTCTCTTTTAACTACTTTAAAACTAGAAAAGAGGTTTATTTCTTGCTTTGTTCTCAGCAATATGTCTTGTATTACTTTAGAATGCGCTAGGAAGCTGAATTAGCAGGAGCTACTCTATGTGCGTAGGATGTGCACAAACACACTCAACTGAACCTTCAATGCGGATTGaggaaaaaaaaatacattaatacaGTCCTTCAACATTGTATCCTGAACTTTGAAGAGGCAAATCTTGTTACTGCTGTACTTTTAGCGCTAGTTTTGTTGCACCACCTAACTAAACATTCATTATGCTGGAACATGTTAGAGCTTTAAGGAAACATAAGCATGCACACAAATCCTAAATTTATCGGCAACATAAAATGCAGATCCTGATAGGCCTAAAAATGACAAGGCATCTATTCTCAGTGATACCATTCAAGTGCTGAAGGATTTGACTGCTCAAGTCGGCAAACTAAAATCTGAGTATGCTGCACTTACTGACGAAAGTCGGGAGGTGATATCTTGACACTTTCTAAAACCATATGTTTTATTCACTTATGTTCCTTTTGGTGTAATTTTCATGCCTAATTTTGTTTTAGAGCAGTTGACTCAGGAGAAGACTGATCTCAGAGAAGAGAAGGCATCTCTTAAGTCTGATATTGACAGCCTTAATGCCCAATATCAACAAAGACTGAGGACCATGTATCCATGGGCAGGGATGGATCCTTCCATGGTCATGCGTCCACCTTCATATTCATATCCAGTGCCTGTACCGCTACCAACTGGAGCGATTCCAATGCATCCATCTCTGCAGCCATACCCTTTTTTTGGGAATCAGAATCCTGCAGCTGTCCCAAACCCATGTTCACCTTTTGTTCAATACATGGCTCCCAGCGCACTGATGGAACAGCAACCGGCACAGCAGATTTCCCCTGTCATGCAGTCAAGTAATAGGACCCATGGTTCTGGCAGACACGACTCCAGAAACAAGTCGTCTGATCAAGGAGAGAGCAGGATCGAGAAAAATGAAGATTCCAATGAAGTTGCGACAAATTTAGAGCTTAAGACACCTGGACCTGAATCTGAGCAGGTTATCTTAGCTCAATTCTAATTTATTTGACCTACTTCCCCTTCTAGAATATCCGAAGTCTTTTGGCCCTTTTTTTAAATGGCCATGTTTACAATCTCCAGAAATTCTAATTAATTCTAAACAGCTACTGTTAGTTTATTTTAGATTAGCCTTGATGTCACTTTTTTCCAACAAACTACTACACTAGCATGTTAAACATACAAGTATTTAACTATCTGTTGTATGATCATGACATTAAATTGTGCAGGAGCTTTCATCTGGACAAAGGATCTCCAGAAAGCTATCAAGTAAGGATAACAGTCTCACTGATGGAAGTTCGTCGAGTAGATGTTCATCATCCCATAGTGTACAGGCTCTTTCTTCAAATAGTGTAGTTAGGGGAAAAAATACAGATGGTTGACAAATGGAAGAGAGCAGGGACCTAGTTTTTCCATGGTTATTTCTGAACCTTAAGTGATCAATATCAGGTAGTACCATTCGTTGTATATAAACTTTCTAGGATCAGGAAGCTGTTGCTGGTGTAAAATGTGTCCGACTTAGAATTTTCTCCAGATATTTCCTGGAGACTTCTAAGAGGGTTGCAACTGGATAGAGCTGGCATTCCCGTAAGAATGATATTTAAAAAGAGTGTTCAGCTCTCTTGTATCTTTATTGTAAACAGTTTAGGCTATCTAATTTTTTCGCGATTGTTATACTTCGCCTGTCATAACTAATCTTAGAGCTCTCTGCACACTCCTATATACATTTCAAGTGCTTATTTTGATAAAAATCTATAAGTTTGGTTGAGTAAGTAGGTTTTTCTGGTGTCTAACCCCAATGCTGAATCTTGGAATGAGGTATGTCTTGAACTAAAACCTTTTACACTATATTGTCTAATACGTTGCAATTTTCAACCAGCTGCATATCATAAGGCCAATGTACAATTGAAGTGTAGAAGAGTATAATTTCTGGCAATTAATCAGTAAGGAACATGCCTTGCTGCTCAGAGAACACGAGCATGTTTCTGTTATCATTCAGTTTCTCTGTAGCCATCTGAGTAATCGGTATTATATCCAGCTTTCTGCTGGTCTGCCTGTTAATTTCTTATCGACAACGTTGAAACAAGGGCTCCTGCTTCTCACGTGAAAGATTGATTGATAGCTGAAAGAGGTGCAAATATCTTGTGCACTTCTCTATCTGGATATTTATGTTCCTATGAGCGACACGTTGGTCTTCCTATGTTTTGGCCGTCCCTTTCTGCGACTaactttattaaaaaaattctgCGATGCAGGATCCTGTGTTTGTCTGCATTGGTATTCTCTAGCTTCCAATGAAGGTGGCTCTTGATCAGTTGCCGTGGCTTTGTCATCATGGAAAATAAATTGCTGAATGATTATCAGGCCCTCATTTTTGTATCATGCAATTTTTTTTAACTATCCAGCTCTTTCTGCCGTGTGCCGTGTGACTGGCTCCTCTGTTAAAAGCAAAATGGCGTGCTTTGTGATTTCCGCTGCTGTTACTTATGTTGCGTACtgcttgaaacttgaattgtaccaAGTTACTTAACCCCTGTTCCCCGctttcacccccccccccccccccacacacacacaaaagaagaagaagaagatgagatcACATACAAAGATCTGTTTAAAATAATAACAAGTTAATAACAAGtgattgtttttgtttttggtttaaCTTTTAAGGTATCCTCAATCAATTGGTGGCTAGACTAATCCAAATTTGTGCCAGGTAAGCTCATTAAACAGTAAAATGCTTTGTACTGCACCACTCGATCGTGATAACTCGTGACCGTGCACAGCGAGGCAGGTCAAGACGGTACATTATTT belongs to Nicotiana tabacum cultivar K326 chromosome 6, ASM71507v2, whole genome shotgun sequence and includes:
- the LOC107822297 gene encoding transcription factor bHLH121, translating into MDELKCQNSYQSNHIPNPSVSDSTQLPPDSSTKQKPGAELKDSIAARKVQKADREKLRRDRLNEQFTELGNTLDPDRPKNDKASILSDTIQVLKDLTAQVGKLKSEYAALTDESRELTQEKTDLREEKASLKSDIDSLNAQYQQRLRTMYPWAGMDPSMVMRPPSYSYPVPVPLPTGAIPMHPSLQPYPFFGNQNPAAVPNPCSPFVQYMAPSALMEQQPAQQISPVMQSSNRTHGSGRHDSRNKSSDQGESRIEKNEDSNEVATNLELKTPGPESEQELSSGQRISRKLSSKDNSLTDGSSSSRCSSSHSVQALSSNSVVRGKNTDG